CCTGTGCCAGTAGAACCAGGGCATGTTCTCGAGCAAGAGCCGAGATGGTCCGAGTGATTTGAGTGATAGTTCCAGGTTCGACAGCAGATTTTCCCGGTTTTCAACCTTCTTCCGGATGCCACCTGGGTGGATGACGATGTTGACGTTTCCCAGCGCGGCAGCATAGTCCCTCGTGAGCTCGATGGCGCTCACGCAGGCAGCTCTGAACTCCTTGTCCTCCGAGGCGAGGTCGAGCAGAACATCTCGGCCCTTGTAGGTTATGAGCTCCTGGGCGTGAATGAACTCGATTGACGGACGAGCTTTGCGATGAAGCTCCTGAAGCACCCGCTCTGAGATACGTTCCCGGTCGCCATCGAACAGGAGGAGCTCCGAGAAGTCCACCCTCGGAACGTTGATCGTCATGTAATCCTTGAGACTGATCATTATGCCGAGCTTGAGGATCCTACCCTCTCCAATGAGAGATAGTGGATGCAGGGCTATATGGATTCGCAAGCGAAGTGCCAACATCGAAAACGATTAATAGCGTCCGGCTCCGTGGGGTTGGATGCCATGGGCGAGAGCGTCATCGAGGTCAGAGACCTCGTGAAGAAGTTCAACGGAAGAAGCCCGGTCCTGGACGGGGTCTCCTTCTCAGTGGCTGAGGGGGAGTTCGTGATGATCTTCGGAAAATCTGGATGCGGAAAGACGACGCTCCTAAACATACTGGGCGGCCTGGACCGGCCTACTTCTGGTAGTGTGATCATCGACGGTCAGGATATCGTGGATATGTCCGAGGACGATCTCGCGAAGCTGCGGCTTGCAGAGATAGGATTCGTGTTCCAGGATTACAATCTGCTCATGGATCTCACAGTCAGGGAGAATGTGGCGCTCCCGCTCAGGTTCTCGAAGAAGAAGGATGGCGGCAGAGTGGACAAGCTGCTGGACAAGTTCGACATCAAGCACATAGCGAAGGAGACTGCAAACAAGATCAGCGGCGGTGAGGCGCAGAGGGCGGCGATTGCGAGGGCGATGATGAACGAGCCGAAGATCATACTCGCAGACGAGCCGACCGGCAACCTCGATGCGGAGAATACTGGAAACGTCATGGACATGTTCGATCGAGTGAGAAGGGAATTCGGCACTGCGATAGTGTTGGCAACGCACGACCGCGAACTAGCAAGGCACTCGACCTTCAGAGTCCATCTGGATTCGGGAAAGGCGATTGTCGACAGACCTGACGGCTGACTCGGCCAGGTTCCGGTTCTGAAGCTGAATTGCTGGCATTCCATGACCGTACACATGTGAGCATACACCCTGCAAAGGTAATAATAGGCCTCACCGATGCACGCCGGGGGACAGCCCAACGCCATATGGTGTCGAATTCATTGCTGGATTCTTCGTAGCTTTGGTGATGACCTTCGTCATCATCCCGTGGCTCATACCCAGGCTGAAGGCCAGGGGCGTAGTAGGAAGGGACCTGAACAAGCCCAGCAAGCCCGAGGTTGCCGAGATGGGAGGGATCGCTGTGGTCGTCGGGTTCTTCGCCGGAGTCAGCGTGCTCGTCGCCCTCAACGGCATCACGAACATCAACCTGCTTAACGTGGGCCTGTCTGCGGCCCTCGGCGCGGCCTTCGTCGGCATGATGGACGACCTGTTCGACCTCAGGCAGAGGCATAAGGCGTTCCTCCCGTTCGTGCTCGCGCTTCCTTTCGCGGCCGTGGCCGATCCACATGTCGTCATACCCCACGTGATCGAGCTGCAGTTCGGTCCTTGGATGATTCTCATTGTAGCGTTCGCGATCACGTGCGCCGCAAACGCTGCCAACATGCTCGAAGGGTTCAACGGCCTCGGGACTGGGCTGGGAATTATCATGTCGATAACCCTGATCGTACTCTCCCTTGTTCATGGCAGGCACGACGGGATTTACCTTCTTGTGCCTTTGGTTGGTGCGCTCACGGCCTTCCTGTGGTTTAACAAATACCCTGCAATCGTCTTTCCTGGAGACACGATGATGCTGTTCATGGGAGCATCAATAGCCGTCGCGGGGATTCTATCCAACCTCCAGGTGCAGACGACGTTCATCTTTCTGCCGATGATCGCAGAATTCCTTCTGAAACTCAGAGGCCACTTCAAGGCGGAGAATTATTGCTCAG
This window of the Candidatus Thermoplasmatota archaeon genome carries:
- a CDS encoding sugar phosphate isomerase/epimerase translates to MISLKDYMTINVPRVDFSELLLFDGDRERISERVLQELHRKARPSIEFIHAQELITYKGRDVLLDLASEDKEFRAACVSAIELTRDYAAALGNVNIVIHPGGIRKKVENRENLLSNLELSLKSLGPSRLLLENMPWFYWHRKLDRMHSSICVSVEDLERFAGLVDGFTLDVCHGYLSKPEGDPGYCSRFLSSFGDRTRHAHVADARAPDKEGLQIGDGHVDFSCLNGLDVPITIEVWKGHENGGAGFRMGIERLRNMEKRW
- a CDS encoding ABC transporter ATP-binding protein, whose product is MGESVIEVRDLVKKFNGRSPVLDGVSFSVAEGEFVMIFGKSGCGKTTLLNILGGLDRPTSGSVIIDGQDIVDMSEDDLAKLRLAEIGFVFQDYNLLMDLTVRENVALPLRFSKKKDGGRVDKLLDKFDIKHIAKETANKISGGEAQRAAIARAMMNEPKIILADEPTGNLDAENTGNVMDMFDRVRREFGTAIVLATHDRELARHSTFRVHLDSGKAIVDRPDG